A genomic stretch from Fodinibius salinus includes:
- a CDS encoding MlaE family ABC transporter permease produces the protein MTTTLKFNTFQPYFRLIPFMKALEKLGKYSLLLYRSLRSLYEFNTYKKNLVNELLKIGYESVPIVLLTGVFTGAVMTIQTAYQLNIAFVPISVIGSITSESLLIELSAVITSLVLAGKVGARIATELGTMRVSEQIDALESMGFNSVSFLVLPRVLSGLIMFPLLYIFASVSGILGGLAAAYFSGALPPAEFMQGAREFFFPWDVTFGMLKAFVFGYVITSISCFKGYYATGGAEGVGNSTTQATVLSCIYVLLADFVLASVFL, from the coding sequence ATGACAACCACGCTTAAATTTAATACTTTCCAGCCTTATTTTAGATTAATCCCATTTATGAAGGCACTCGAAAAGTTAGGAAAATACAGTTTACTCTTGTATCGGTCGTTACGATCGTTATATGAGTTTAATACGTATAAGAAAAACCTTGTTAACGAGCTGTTGAAAATTGGCTATGAGTCAGTACCTATCGTATTGCTCACGGGCGTATTTACCGGTGCAGTAATGACTATCCAAACGGCATACCAGCTGAATATTGCCTTTGTGCCTATTTCAGTGATTGGATCTATTACATCAGAGTCGCTGCTTATTGAACTGTCGGCGGTAATCACAAGCTTGGTGTTAGCCGGTAAGGTAGGAGCCCGCATTGCCACTGAGTTGGGCACCATGCGAGTGAGTGAACAAATTGATGCGTTGGAATCGATGGGCTTTAACTCGGTTTCTTTCCTGGTACTTCCACGCGTACTGTCGGGACTTATTATGTTCCCCTTGCTGTATATTTTTGCCAGCGTGTCGGGTATTTTAGGTGGATTAGCAGCCGCATATTTTTCAGGAGCATTGCCGCCGGCTGAATTTATGCAGGGTGCCCGGGAGTTTTTCTTTCCCTGGGATGTGACCTTTGGTATGCTCAAAGCCTTTGTGTTTGGATATGTAATTACTTCGATCTCTTGTTTTAAAGGATATTATGCTACCGGCGGTGCCGAAGGAGTAGGTAACAGCACGACGCAGGCTACGGTTTTGAGCTGCATTTATGTATTATTAGCTGATTTTGTATTGGCTTCGGTATTTTTGTAA
- a CDS encoding ABC transporter ATP-binding protein, producing the protein MIEIRNLTKSFGSNLVWEDVSFNIEEGETVAIIGRSGCGKSVLVKHLNALMYPDSGEVIIDGRNVFDLEYVALRKMRQRFGVLFQGSALFDSLNTFENIAFPLEYFTDLTEDEIADKVEESLDLVNLAGTGDQSPAELSGGMQRRVALARATILEPDFLIYDEPTSGLDPKTSEEINELIISMAQNLNITSIVVTHDIHSVLEIAERVVFLENENLSWHGTVDEMRESDNEDLMNFITASEYQIRN; encoded by the coding sequence ATGATAGAGATACGCAATCTTACCAAAAGTTTTGGGTCGAACCTGGTGTGGGAAGACGTTTCTTTTAATATAGAAGAAGGGGAAACGGTAGCCATAATTGGCCGGTCGGGTTGTGGTAAGTCGGTGCTGGTAAAGCATTTGAATGCCCTTATGTATCCCGATTCGGGAGAAGTAATTATTGACGGGCGAAATGTGTTTGATTTGGAATACGTAGCCCTTCGGAAAATGCGTCAGCGTTTTGGAGTACTTTTTCAGGGATCGGCACTCTTCGATTCGCTCAATACTTTCGAAAATATTGCTTTTCCGCTGGAGTATTTTACTGATCTTACTGAAGATGAGATTGCCGACAAGGTTGAGGAGAGTCTGGACTTGGTGAATTTGGCCGGTACGGGTGACCAATCGCCGGCGGAGCTTTCCGGCGGTATGCAGCGCCGGGTGGCACTTGCACGTGCTACCATCCTAGAGCCCGATTTTTTAATTTATGATGAACCTACGTCGGGTTTAGATCCCAAAACATCAGAAGAAATAAACGAGTTAATCATCTCGATGGCCCAAAATTTGAATATTACTTCTATTGTGGTGACGCATGACATCCACAGTGTGCTTGAGATTGCCGAGCGTGTAGTCTTTTTAGAAAATGAAAACCTAAGTTGGCATGGCACTGTTGATGAAATGCGCGAAAGTGATAACGAAGATCTAATGAATTTTATAACAGCTAGTGAGTATCAAATAAGAAACTAA
- a CDS encoding MlaD family protein: MKVSNELKVAITILIAIFIGFVGYRLMSDLPLFRQSNTVQTYFSRADGLSAGNYVYVNGVKVGSVKKIKLLSNDSVGVTMSFDLDVDIPKNSVAYLESTGLLDGKAIVVERGDAKENLHYGDTIEGEYRAGVMETFGKKGDELSKDVSDSFGKLNKLLARLNSMMDEESKKNVKGILRDLETTSKEVSTLFKNKRRNLENSINHAERFLANVDTVSMRNKSRIDSVMTGLDRSLTQLETLAQNLKSTNSKLDQILTKINDGEGSLGKLVNDPGLYNNLESLTGEMDTLINNINNNPQKYLKGMKLIEVF; the protein is encoded by the coding sequence TTGAAAGTCAGCAATGAATTAAAAGTAGCAATAACAATATTAATAGCCATTTTTATTGGCTTTGTCGGATACCGGTTGATGAGTGATCTGCCATTATTTCGCCAGTCAAATACGGTACAAACATATTTCAGCCGAGCTGACGGTCTATCAGCAGGAAATTATGTGTATGTTAATGGTGTAAAGGTAGGCTCGGTGAAAAAGATTAAGCTGCTATCCAACGATAGTGTAGGCGTTACCATGAGCTTTGATTTGGATGTGGATATTCCCAAAAATTCAGTGGCATATCTTGAATCGACGGGTCTGCTGGATGGTAAGGCTATTGTCGTAGAGCGAGGCGATGCCAAAGAAAATCTACATTATGGTGATACCATTGAAGGTGAATACCGGGCCGGGGTTATGGAGACATTTGGAAAGAAAGGGGATGAGTTGAGTAAAGATGTATCCGACTCATTTGGAAAGTTGAACAAACTGCTTGCCCGCCTAAACAGTATGATGGATGAGGAGTCTAAGAAAAATGTGAAGGGCATATTGCGAGATTTAGAGACCACATCAAAGGAGGTGTCAACCTTATTCAAGAACAAACGAAGAAATCTTGAAAACAGCATTAACCATGCCGAACGGTTTTTGGCGAATGTGGATACAGTTAGCATGCGCAATAAGTCGCGCATAGATTCTGTGATGACGGGGCTGGATCGGTCACTAACCCAGCTGGAAACTCTCGCACAAAATTTAAAGAGCACGAACAGTAAACTCGATCAGATTTTGACAAAAATTAACGACGGGGAGGGCAGTCTGGGTAAACTGGTCAATGATCCCGGATTATATAATAATCTGGAAAGTCTCACTGGCGAAATGGATACGCTAATCAACAATATCAACAATAATCCCCAGAAATACCTTAAGGGAATGAAGCTGATTGAGGTATTTTAG
- a CDS encoding SurA N-terminal domain-containing protein yields the protein MEKMRKGTGVILWVLIFSFGILWMLQDTDLFSVLQKGPRSLGAVNGEKISLDEYNSRMQYFTQQHTRQTGNSMNPELRAQYQQRAWEALVNSKLIQQKMDDLGITVTDQEVVDMISGENPVQFIRQQFQREDGTIDRAALQAAIDAPENTQMWIRVEQQLRQQRRQQKMSNYLQSSMRVSDYEVEQEYIRRNTTADVSFVRFSYGDVDKSEISVSEEDLRTYYENHSDKYKRKESYRFEYVSFDKTPTKQDTMRTLNDIKELRSDFASAENDSLFLNRYQSSTDYTAELVPKSDIRELYRSVLDVAEGEVTEVIRDQGRMYLLKKKEETASKVRFVVFSLDVKADPVATLDKRAKKADDFSYFAEQETFTGEAERRSLSVQEGFATKGNNFVSGIGQSRQILNFLESSEPGAISKTIELPNLFVVLHVTEVTPAGTQPFEEVKKQIRTVVKNNKLKQHAVKQANTLAEQYDNLETIAEKSGNEVMTVSSLSMNDATIEGAGREPKVVGAIFGLKKGAYSAAIEGTNAAFIVKVNELRKADVQNLTPQVREQIRRELEQSKNQVFMNTWIEQLKEEADIEDNRDRLLSG from the coding sequence ATGGAAAAAATGAGAAAAGGGACCGGCGTTATTTTGTGGGTGCTTATTTTCTCATTCGGAATATTGTGGATGCTTCAAGACACCGACCTTTTTAGTGTGTTACAAAAGGGTCCCCGATCTTTGGGAGCGGTTAATGGAGAAAAAATTTCGTTGGACGAATACAACAGCCGCATGCAGTATTTTACGCAGCAACATACACGCCAAACCGGCAATTCTATGAATCCAGAGTTGCGGGCTCAATATCAGCAGCGTGCTTGGGAGGCTCTTGTAAACAGCAAGCTGATACAGCAAAAAATGGATGATCTGGGTATTACTGTAACTGATCAGGAAGTAGTGGATATGATTAGCGGTGAAAATCCGGTACAGTTTATCAGACAACAGTTTCAGCGTGAGGATGGGACCATAGATCGCGCTGCTTTACAAGCTGCTATTGATGCTCCTGAAAATACACAGATGTGGATTCGGGTAGAACAGCAACTGCGCCAGCAGCGCCGTCAGCAAAAAATGAGCAATTACTTGCAGTCGTCTATGAGAGTTAGTGATTATGAGGTGGAGCAAGAATATATTCGCCGAAATACTACGGCTGATGTTTCATTTGTTCGATTTTCTTATGGCGATGTTGATAAAAGTGAGATTTCTGTTAGCGAAGAAGATCTTCGGACGTATTATGAAAATCATTCCGACAAGTATAAGCGCAAAGAGTCGTACCGATTTGAGTATGTAAGTTTTGACAAGACCCCTACAAAGCAAGATACCATGCGTACGCTCAATGATATTAAAGAGCTTCGCTCTGATTTTGCCAGTGCTGAAAATGATTCCTTGTTTTTAAATCGATATCAGTCAAGCACCGATTATACTGCAGAACTGGTTCCCAAAAGCGATATACGGGAGCTCTACCGTTCGGTACTTGATGTAGCCGAAGGCGAGGTAACAGAGGTTATAAGGGACCAGGGACGAATGTATTTGCTAAAAAAGAAAGAGGAGACAGCAAGTAAAGTCAGGTTTGTCGTTTTTAGTTTGGATGTAAAAGCAGATCCTGTTGCTACGCTTGATAAGCGAGCTAAAAAGGCTGATGATTTCAGTTACTTTGCTGAGCAGGAAACCTTTACCGGTGAAGCTGAAAGACGTTCGTTATCGGTGCAAGAAGGGTTTGCAACCAAGGGGAATAACTTTGTTTCAGGTATTGGACAAAGCCGGCAGATTCTCAACTTTTTAGAGTCCTCAGAGCCCGGAGCTATTTCGAAGACTATAGAACTTCCCAACCTGTTTGTAGTGTTGCATGTTACCGAAGTTACCCCGGCTGGCACACAACCGTTCGAGGAAGTAAAAAAGCAAATTCGCACGGTTGTTAAAAACAATAAGCTTAAGCAACATGCGGTAAAACAAGCTAATACACTGGCCGAACAATATGATAACTTGGAGACGATTGCAGAAAAGTCCGGTAATGAGGTTATGACCGTTTCTTCATTGTCAATGAATGATGCTACCATCGAGGGGGCCGGCCGGGAACCGAAGGTTGTAGGTGCTATTTTTGGTCTGAAAAAAGGAGCCTACTCCGCTGCTATTGAAGGCACGAATGCCGCTTTTATTGTGAAGGTAAACGAACTTCGTAAAGCTGATGTACAGAATCTGACGCCCCAGGTTCGGGAACAAATTCGACGTGAATTGGAGCAAAGCAAAAATCAGGTATTTATGAATACCTGGATTGAACAGCTTAAAGAAGAAGCTGACATTGAAGATAACCGAGACCGGTTGCTCAGCGGATAA
- the ribD gene encoding bifunctional diaminohydroxyphosphoribosylaminopyrimidine deaminase/5-amino-6-(5-phosphoribosylamino)uracil reductase RibD — MADTTTDIDRKWMSHALDLAEQGAGYVSPNPMVGCVIISTEGQKIGQGFHERHGEAHAEKKALDDIADKSSLEGATVYVTLEPCAHHGNTPPCCELLAEQPIDRVVVAMEDPTPKVAGKGITHLRDHDITVDVGLMQEEAEDLNEFFLYHQSLNRPFITLKIAQTLDGYTAAPDGSSEWISGPQSRALVHRWRSQYDAVMVGRNTARLDNPRLTVRHVEGRQPRRIVIDGPLELSEDLNLFSDQYEEKTIVLTHNRQKYENEADPMLDMLQSDYFHGETLLVDEKDGHTDLRQAFRQLGQLPLTSVLVEAGQQLSSALLHEQLVDKVECFIAPKMLGGGTKSIINLDINRMSEIMEFHDLEWKQVGNDLLFRGYL; from the coding sequence ATGGCTGACACAACGACCGATATAGATAGAAAATGGATGAGCCACGCGCTGGATCTTGCCGAGCAGGGGGCTGGTTATGTGTCACCCAATCCCATGGTGGGTTGTGTTATTATATCTACCGAAGGTCAAAAGATTGGGCAGGGCTTTCACGAACGCCACGGCGAAGCTCATGCCGAAAAAAAAGCGCTGGATGATATTGCTGATAAAAGTTCGCTTGAGGGAGCTACCGTTTATGTTACGCTGGAACCCTGTGCTCATCACGGCAATACGCCACCCTGTTGCGAATTGCTTGCCGAACAACCTATTGATAGGGTAGTAGTGGCAATGGAAGATCCCACCCCTAAGGTAGCTGGCAAAGGTATTACGCACCTTCGCGACCATGACATTACCGTTGATGTAGGACTGATGCAGGAAGAGGCCGAAGATCTTAATGAGTTTTTCTTGTATCACCAGTCGTTAAACCGACCTTTTATAACACTCAAAATTGCACAGACGCTGGATGGCTATACGGCAGCACCTGATGGCAGTTCAGAGTGGATTAGCGGTCCCCAGTCTCGTGCGCTGGTCCACCGCTGGCGCAGCCAGTATGATGCCGTAATGGTCGGACGAAATACAGCACGTCTCGACAATCCCCGACTGACGGTACGCCATGTTGAAGGGCGGCAGCCGCGTCGTATTGTGATTGATGGTCCGCTGGAACTTTCCGAAGATTTGAATTTATTTTCTGATCAATATGAAGAAAAGACCATTGTGCTGACCCATAACAGGCAAAAGTATGAGAATGAAGCTGATCCGATGCTTGATATGCTGCAGTCAGACTATTTTCATGGGGAGACGTTATTAGTGGATGAGAAAGATGGACATACTGATTTACGCCAGGCATTTCGCCAATTAGGACAACTGCCGCTTACCTCAGTATTAGTTGAGGCCGGACAACAGTTGTCATCGGCACTGTTGCATGAGCAGTTGGTGGATAAGGTAGAGTGTTTTATTGCCCCTAAAATGCTGGGAGGGGGCACAAAATCAATTATCAATCTGGATATCAATCGCATGTCTGAAATTATGGAGTTTCATGATCTGGAATGGAAGCAGGTGGGTAATGATTTGCTATTCCGTGGGTATCTTTAG
- a CDS encoding riboflavin synthase, whose amino-acid sequence MFTGIIKSVGTVQNIISLDGGKEIAIAADFAGKLSVDESISINGVCHTVTACDKQTFTVQSVEETLRKTTIGNLGVESPVNLERSMSPDQLLDGHIVQGHVDVTGIIKNIEQEGSDWLFTVEYPREHSSLIVGRGSIAIDGISLTVAEETGNRFTVAIIPYTYEHTNLYSKSVGDAVNLEFDILGKYVQKHLQSRED is encoded by the coding sequence TTGTTTACAGGAATTATAAAATCAGTCGGTACAGTACAGAATATTATCTCACTTGACGGTGGTAAAGAAATAGCCATTGCAGCCGATTTCGCCGGAAAGTTGTCGGTGGATGAAAGTATCAGCATTAACGGCGTATGCCATACCGTAACGGCTTGTGATAAGCAAACTTTTACCGTTCAGAGCGTGGAAGAGACACTCCGCAAAACAACTATTGGTAATCTTGGAGTAGAATCACCGGTCAATTTAGAGCGGTCTATGAGTCCTGACCAGCTGCTGGACGGACATATTGTACAAGGGCATGTAGATGTCACGGGGATTATTAAAAATATTGAACAGGAAGGCAGTGACTGGTTATTTACAGTTGAATATCCGAGAGAACATAGCAGTCTTATTGTTGGACGCGGGAGTATTGCTATTGATGGAATAAGCTTAACAGTAGCTGAAGAAACCGGGAATAGGTTTACGGTGGCTATTATTCCCTATACCTATGAGCATACGAATTTATACTCCAAATCAGTCGGTGATGCGGTAAACCTAGAGTTCGACATCTTGGGAAAATATGTGCAAAAACATTTGCAGAGTAGAGAAGACTAA
- a CDS encoding putative LPS assembly protein LptD produces MKRMFTYKAWSLGLLLVFLLAVIQPLSAQDSTGVDNLLNRSSQLDTTKTNDQRQNTPNKQSNNQSGRGNAGAPEQEGQVNFQASDSLIFEFKEDRIATLYGSSSVVHTSGELQSGKISMNLDQNLVSAKTQTPQDTLSQPVLIRDDRRIRSNKIDFNYESESGRFEVARVNVQDGNLIGNKVKNTGPNVVFLENAKYSTCQLDHPHYYIKADRMKVVDQEKIFFQNARLFILDIPYPLIFPFGYLPGKFDKKQSGLLQPTYVFQDQQRRGIGLKDFGWFQYFNDYLTARASIDIFTSGTYFIDTQTNYRIRNKLNGNVQVGYSKRNSGLEPTDPDYTSRVEKELRISHQQQFSPYANFNTNINLRTEDFNQQNSFNPTERAETSTSSSINYRYRHPNNTYNFDASIQQNQNFLTNVTRVQGPDLNFSVKQFSPFENEQTSGNESKWYEKISLRYQNSFNSDYEFDPVRKDSARINWFEALRDPTKYRQSTDDTDHYKFGFRQRANLSVNQILPSQFLNVSLNGQYNEYWFPTTIRKSFNADSNQVVDQQVRGFTSARDFSAGLSFTTTVYGIMNANIGNITSFRHTLRPQFSLNYRPDFSSDYWGYYRTVQTDTTRKPDGTLPSREYSIFENEVFSGPQAGEQRSVGFGIGNVFEMKKVSRDSTGEKKEEVVRLIDQFNINSSYNFAADSLKLANLQTNLTASILPGLDIRADANFNFYQRNAQGQKIDHFRISNSRQLAELTSFSTGTSYSVKLGEQGLQADDRPNYPKNYNPLNQRIFHPVDQYFNQQPVQDFKTPFSFSINLSYRWSLNPNPNQSNNKSATINANNISLKLTPKWNFKTQIGYDFIRKKLTPSQFNLTRKLHCWDFSFTMNPFGDKKYYFFSLRINAGRLQSIIQKLPGLNNLERGSDQAGRTPRGF; encoded by the coding sequence ATGAAACGAATGTTTACATACAAGGCTTGGTCTCTGGGGCTGTTGCTGGTATTTTTGTTGGCTGTTATTCAGCCACTTTCAGCCCAAGATAGCACGGGAGTAGATAATCTCCTTAATCGCTCTTCGCAACTGGATACTACGAAAACCAACGATCAGCGTCAGAACACCCCAAATAAGCAATCAAACAATCAATCCGGGCGTGGTAACGCAGGCGCGCCTGAGCAAGAGGGACAAGTGAACTTTCAGGCAAGCGACTCGCTGATCTTTGAGTTTAAAGAAGATCGCATTGCTACCCTTTATGGTTCTTCATCAGTAGTACATACATCCGGTGAACTACAGTCCGGCAAAATATCCATGAACCTTGACCAAAATCTGGTAAGTGCCAAAACCCAAACTCCGCAGGATACGCTTTCCCAACCGGTACTAATTAGAGATGACCGACGTATTCGAAGCAATAAAATCGACTTTAATTATGAAAGTGAAAGCGGACGTTTCGAGGTAGCTCGGGTAAATGTTCAAGATGGTAACCTTATCGGCAATAAGGTTAAAAATACCGGCCCCAATGTTGTTTTCCTGGAAAATGCTAAGTACTCAACCTGTCAGCTCGACCACCCACATTATTATATTAAGGCAGATAGAATGAAGGTTGTTGACCAAGAAAAAATATTTTTCCAAAATGCGCGACTATTTATTCTGGATATTCCTTATCCGCTAATTTTTCCTTTCGGTTATCTTCCGGGCAAATTTGATAAGAAACAATCAGGCCTCCTACAGCCAACCTATGTATTTCAAGACCAACAACGACGGGGAATTGGACTGAAAGATTTTGGCTGGTTTCAGTACTTCAACGATTACCTGACGGCCCGCGCCTCTATCGATATTTTTACTTCGGGTACCTATTTTATAGATACACAGACTAATTACCGAATTCGCAATAAGCTAAACGGAAATGTACAAGTAGGATACTCTAAGAGAAATAGCGGGTTGGAACCGACGGATCCCGATTATACATCGAGGGTAGAAAAGGAACTACGAATTTCACACCAGCAACAGTTTTCACCTTACGCCAACTTTAATACCAATATAAACCTACGTACTGAAGATTTTAATCAACAAAACTCTTTTAATCCCACTGAACGCGCTGAGACCAGCACGAGCTCCAGTATTAATTATCGATATCGACATCCCAATAACACCTACAATTTTGATGCATCTATCCAGCAAAACCAAAATTTTCTGACTAATGTAACCCGTGTTCAAGGACCCGACTTGAACTTCAGTGTAAAACAATTTTCACCTTTTGAAAACGAGCAAACCTCTGGCAACGAATCAAAGTGGTACGAAAAAATATCTTTACGGTATCAAAATAGTTTTAACTCCGATTACGAGTTTGATCCTGTTCGCAAGGACTCTGCCCGTATTAATTGGTTTGAGGCCCTGCGAGATCCCACTAAATATCGCCAATCTACAGATGATACCGATCACTATAAATTCGGATTCCGACAACGAGCAAATCTAAGTGTAAATCAAATTTTACCCAGCCAATTTTTAAACGTTAGCCTTAACGGGCAATATAATGAATACTGGTTTCCCACCACCATACGTAAATCTTTTAATGCCGATTCCAATCAGGTAGTAGATCAGCAAGTTCGCGGTTTTACCTCGGCCCGGGATTTTAGTGCCGGACTTAGTTTTACCACAACCGTTTATGGTATTATGAATGCAAACATCGGAAATATCACAAGCTTTCGTCATACTCTGCGCCCACAATTTTCACTTAATTACCGCCCAGATTTTAGCAGCGATTACTGGGGATACTATCGCACAGTACAAACCGACACTACTCGGAAACCCGATGGAACACTACCCAGCCGAGAATATTCAATTTTTGAAAATGAAGTCTTTAGCGGTCCCCAAGCCGGTGAACAACGATCAGTCGGGTTTGGAATCGGCAATGTCTTTGAAATGAAAAAAGTAAGCCGCGATTCTACCGGTGAAAAGAAAGAAGAAGTTGTACGGCTTATTGACCAGTTTAATATAAATTCCAGCTACAATTTTGCGGCCGACAGTCTTAAACTTGCCAACCTGCAAACAAACTTAACGGCCAGCATCTTACCGGGGCTGGATATCAGGGCTGATGCCAATTTTAACTTTTACCAACGAAATGCCCAGGGACAAAAAATTGATCATTTCCGAATTTCTAACTCCCGGCAGCTTGCAGAATTAACCAGCTTTTCTACGGGAACCAGTTATTCGGTGAAATTGGGCGAACAGGGATTGCAAGCAGATGATCGACCTAATTATCCGAAGAATTATAACCCTCTTAACCAACGTATTTTTCATCCCGTAGATCAATATTTTAACCAACAGCCCGTACAGGATTTTAAAACACCATTTTCATTTTCGATAAACCTTAGCTATCGCTGGTCACTGAACCCCAATCCCAATCAGTCCAACAACAAGTCAGCAACCATTAATGCCAATAACATCAGCCTGAAACTTACACCAAAGTGGAATTTCAAAACCCAGATTGGTTATGATTTTATTCGGAAAAAATTAACCCCTTCACAATTTAATCTTACCCGCAAACTCCACTGCTGGGATTTTTCATTCACCATGAATCCTTTTGGAGATAAAAAATATTATTTCTTTTCACTGCGGATTAATGCAGGTCGGCTGCAAAGCATTATTCAAAAATTACCGGGACTTAATAATCTAGAACGAGGTTCTGATCAAGCCGGACGAACACCTCGCGGCTTTTAG
- a CDS encoding FtsB family cell division protein yields the protein MNLQLLNPLRWRKSFLLFILGGFVVVWFSFIDTYSIWKRIELNQRKAELKKKKTQLKKETAVLKRNISNLESDPFLLERIAREEYGMKKEGELIYKVKVSD from the coding sequence ATGAATTTACAGCTTTTAAATCCCTTACGATGGCGGAAATCGTTCCTTCTCTTCATCCTGGGAGGCTTCGTGGTTGTTTGGTTCAGCTTTATAGATACCTACAGTATCTGGAAACGTATTGAACTTAATCAGCGTAAAGCTGAGTTAAAGAAAAAGAAAACGCAATTAAAAAAGGAAACAGCTGTACTCAAAAGAAATATCTCGAATCTCGAATCTGATCCCTTTTTACTGGAGCGTATTGCCCGCGAAGAGTATGGTATGAAAAAAGAGGGAGAACTTATTTATAAGGTGAAGGTTTCAGATTAG